In Alkalihalobacillus sp. FSL W8-0930, a single window of DNA contains:
- a CDS encoding S1-like domain-containing RNA-binding protein: MELKPGLTATLTVARKADFGYFLTDGETDVLLHKREAGGEHEIGSSLEVFLYHDHQNRLSATMEKPLVKNDEFAWLECIQVKKGHGVFLYNGITRDLFVSMDELPEDDDYWPARGDKMPVSLSWDKKGRLMGVLVRGLPLENVSVKADPIVLNQDVSGHVYHYVDEGALIFTDKGYLAFMHDDEMTGKLRIGERVRARVVYVREDGRINVTMKALRSERQKDDATTLLDYLKAHDGSMPFGDKSSPESIQGAFQMSKASFKRALGKLLKDGLIEQRHGWTYLKDQS; this comes from the coding sequence ATGGAACTAAAACCAGGTCTAACAGCTACTTTAACGGTCGCCCGTAAAGCTGATTTTGGTTATTTCTTAACGGATGGCGAGACAGATGTCCTGCTTCATAAGCGTGAAGCGGGTGGAGAACATGAGATTGGATCATCTCTTGAGGTGTTCCTCTATCATGATCATCAAAATCGTCTTTCAGCAACGATGGAGAAACCTCTCGTTAAAAATGATGAGTTTGCTTGGCTTGAGTGTATCCAGGTAAAAAAAGGCCATGGTGTCTTTCTTTATAATGGTATTACACGTGATTTGTTTGTTTCGATGGATGAGCTTCCTGAGGATGATGATTATTGGCCAGCTCGTGGAGACAAAATGCCGGTATCCTTGAGCTGGGATAAGAAGGGTCGCTTAATGGGTGTTCTTGTCAGAGGACTCCCTTTAGAGAATGTATCTGTGAAAGCTGATCCGATTGTTCTCAATCAAGATGTCTCAGGTCATGTGTATCATTATGTTGATGAAGGTGCTCTCATTTTCACGGATAAAGGATATTTAGCATTTATGCATGATGATGAAATGACTGGTAAGCTTCGCATTGGAGAACGCGTGCGTGCCCGTGTTGTATATGTTAGAGAAGATGGCCGGATTAACGTAACAATGAAAGCATTAAGAAGTGAACGTCAAAAGGATGACGCTACTACCTTGCTGGATTATCTAAAAGCTCATGATGGCTCTATGCCTTTTGGGGACAAGTCTTCCCCTGAATCGATTCAGGGTGCATTTCAGATGAGTAAGGCTTCATTCAAACGAGCTCTAGGGAAACTGTTGAAAGATGGTCTAATCGAGCAACGCCATGGTTGGACTTATTTAAAGGATCAGTCATGA
- the rsfS gene encoding ribosome silencing factor, whose translation MSNDQLLSLAINTVDDKRAEQIVAMDMRGISPIADYVVVCHGNSEKQVQAIAFELKKVVQEKGIEIQRLEGYDQARWVLLDLGDVVVHVFHKEDRLYYNLEKLWGDAPTIEIEKVLG comes from the coding sequence GTGAGTAATGATCAATTGCTATCTTTAGCGATAAACACAGTGGATGATAAACGAGCGGAGCAAATTGTTGCAATGGATATGAGAGGGATTTCTCCAATTGCAGATTATGTAGTCGTTTGTCATGGTAATTCCGAAAAACAGGTTCAGGCTATTGCGTTTGAATTAAAAAAAGTAGTGCAAGAAAAAGGCATTGAAATTCAACGATTAGAAGGCTATGATCAGGCGCGTTGGGTGCTACTCGACTTAGGAGACGTAGTGGTTCATGTTTTCCATAAAGAGGATCGTTTGTATTATAACCTCGAGAAACTATGGGGAGATGCGCCAACCATTGAGATTGAGAAGGTACTTGGATAA
- the yqeK gene encoding bis(5'-nucleosyl)-tetraphosphatase (symmetrical) YqeK, producing MDQKQALELVKPHLTESRYIHTIGVMETAVVLARRFGADAKKAETAAIFHDYAKYRDKKEMTTLVKEKLECTDILDYSEELLHAPCGAYFVEHEIGITDKGILEAIASHTTGHANMSLLEKVIFLADYIEPNRKFPGVEEVRELSKTSLDLAILQMLENTITFLVSKRQTLYPLTLETYNEFVRHIEGSFDK from the coding sequence ATGGATCAAAAACAAGCGTTAGAACTCGTTAAACCGCATTTAACGGAAAGTCGATATATACACACGATTGGTGTTATGGAGACAGCTGTTGTTCTTGCTCGACGTTTTGGTGCAGATGCTAAAAAAGCAGAAACGGCAGCGATCTTTCATGATTATGCCAAATACCGGGATAAGAAGGAAATGACAACTCTCGTCAAGGAAAAGCTTGAATGCACAGACATTCTTGACTATAGCGAAGAATTGCTTCATGCTCCATGTGGTGCTTATTTTGTAGAACATGAGATAGGGATTACAGATAAGGGGATATTAGAGGCTATTGCATCCCATACAACGGGTCATGCAAACATGAGTCTGCTTGAGAAGGTTATCTTTTTAGCAGATTATATTGAGCCAAATCGTAAGTTTCCTGGAGTTGAAGAAGTAAGGGAGCTTTCAAAAACAAGTCTTGATCTTGCGATACTGCAAATGCTTGAGAACACAATCACATTTTTAGTAAGCAAAAGACAGACACTATATCCATTAACACTTGAAACATATAATGAATTTGTTAGACATATTGAGGGGAGTTTTGATAAGTAG